The Vicia villosa cultivar HV-30 ecotype Madison, WI linkage group LG1, Vvil1.0, whole genome shotgun sequence genome includes a region encoding these proteins:
- the LOC131642608 gene encoding uncharacterized protein LOC131642608, which yields MATDGHDSRRKHHRSSSPDDHDKSSKRHKHRHHHSHRHRHGSKKRDEEIQHDGEIVAAVPSPSPVSDPALHNHPPDDDVEEGEILDDEPLGGEVGIGKKQIESDVESGEIEVKGDRDLRSEKKNPGLIAKSLKTESEDFNSDRFIRPTSDADDGKWCQRHVESRSHEDDDSPNHSRDETQVGRDVRAGTDSLGNGYLDVKSSKGDKWQNGEFGHFKGNEKLKGDYDDEALEAIRKKENSHKNAIESGEEKHRMPGNSPLHDGYRSRSRSIGHTRDRSRSRSAVEEYVRPSSRHSREHGSLYYTSRHKTEYDLDEERVSAYRREHRHSSKDLVEDDKPEHSTRYDSRDGRDRDRATHRSRDRDMDRDLHREKKREETCRNKEVDWVRRREKERGRSHDRHRRDIEKDRSRERDEGRDRRREMERHRSKDTVYERDRRRELERDMSKDRTIGGERDRDWKSEWDYRTRERDNIKERERRDDRYQHNDKDVPNGKDKHMRREDGNDSGDRYKKHSRHEENGHHTDRKRNYTMEEDGRKPKGEVEQDDVDEDTLQLPEQEEEDLNRIKEESRRRREAIMEKYKKQNQKLEQAAGNEGKGKDVEIHTDIFKAVDGKSDDVDNVEPSFSVGKSPPENVNIGSEKVLGAGGLGEGTPKSERSADKYCDDIFGETPTGVRKSGKGDGLLIERVGLHDNWDDAEGYYSYRFGEILDGRYEVTAAHGKGVFSTVVRAKNLKTGNGEPDEVAIKIIRNNDTMYKAGLDELVILKKLVGADPDDKRHCVRFLSSFKYRNHLCLVFESLNMNLREVLKKFGRNIGLRLTAVRAYAKQLFIALKHLRNCGVLHCDIKPDNMLVNEAKNVLKLCDFGNAMFAGKNEVTPYLVSRFYRAPEIILGLQYDHPLDIWSVGCCLYELYTGKVLFPGLTNNDMLRLHMELKGPFPKKMLRKGAFTEQHYDQDLSFHATEEDPVTKKTIKRMILNIKAKDIGTIITGSPGEDPKMLANFKDLLDKIFVLDPDKRLTVSQALNHPFITGK from the exons ATGGCCACCGATGGCCACGACTCTCGACGCAAGCATCACCGATCATCCTCTCCGGACGACCACGACAAATCCTCAAAGCGTCATAAGCACCGTCACCATCATAGCCACCGTCATCGCCATGGAAGCAAAAAACGCGACGAGGAGATTCAACACGATGGCGAGATTGTTGCCGCGGTTCCTTCTCCAAGTCCCGTTTCTGATCCTGCTCTGCATAATCATCCCCCTGACGATGATGTTGAGGAGGGAGAGATTCTTGATGACGAGCCTTTGGGCGGTGAGGTTGGAATTGGAAAGAAGCAGATTGAATCTGATGTTGAATCTGGGGAAATTGAGGTGAAAGGAGATCGAGATCTTCGATCTGAGAAGAAAAATCCG GGACTTATTGCTAAAAGTTTGAAAACTGAAAGTGAGGACTTCAACAGTGATAGATTTATTAGGCCTACTTCTGATGCAGACGATGGGAAATGGTGTCAGAGGCATGTTGAATCTCGAAgtcatgaagatgatgattctccaaaCCACTCGAGAGATGAAACTCAAGTTGGGAGGGATGTTCGAGCTGGTACTGATTCTTTGGGCAATGGGTATTTAGATGTTAAGTCTTCTAAAGGGGATAAGTGGCAGAATGGGGAGTTTGGACATTTTAAAGGAAATGAGAAACTAAAAGGTGACTATGATGATGAAGCACTGGAGGCtattagaaagaaagaaaattccCACAAGAATGCCATTGAAAGTGGAGAAGAAAAACATAGAATGCCAGGTAATTCTCCTTTGCACGATGGATACAGAAGTCGATCAAGATCAATTGGCCATACAAGAGACAGGTCTCGTTCTCGCAGTGCTGTAGAAGAGTATGTCCGTCCCAGTAGCAGGCACTCTAGGGAACACGGTTCCCTTTATTACACTAGCAGACATAAGACTGAATATGATCTTGATGAGGAAAGAGTGAGTGCGTACAGAAGGGAGCATCGTCACAGCAGTAAGGATTTGGTAGAGGATGATAAACCGGAACACAGTACTAGGTATGACAGTCGGGATGGCCGGGATAGGGATAGGGCTACCCACAGGAGTAGGGACAGAGATATGGATAGAGATTTGCACAGAGAAAAGAAGCGAGAGGAAACATGCAGGAATAAGGAGGTTGATTGGGTGCGTAGAAGGGAGAAAGAACGTGGAAGGAGCCACGACAGACATAGAAGGGACATTGAAAAAGATAGGAGCAGGGAAAGGGATGAGGGCAGGGATAGGAGAAGAGAAATGGAAAGACATAGGAGCAAAGACACAGTTTATGAGAGGGATAGGAGAAGGGAATTGGAAAGAGATATGAGCAAGGACAGAACAATAGGTGGTGAGAGAGATAGAGACTGGAAGAGTGAATGGGATTATAGGACCCGGGAAAGGGATAACATTAAGGAGAGGGAGAGACGAGATGATAGATATCAACACAATGACAAAGATGTTCCTAATGGTAAGGATAAGCATATGCGTCGTGAGGATGGCAATGACAGTGGGGACAGATATAAGAAACATTCAAGACATGAAGAAAATGGACACCACACAGATAGAAAAAGGAACTATACCATGGAAGAGGATGGAAGGAAACCCAAAGG TGAGGTTGAACAAGATGATGTAGACGAGGATACATTGCAACTACCTGAGCAAGAAGAGGAAGATCTGAACAGAATAAAAGAGGAGAGTAGAAGGAGAAGGGAAGCTATAATGGAAAAATACAAAAAGCAGAATCAGAAATTAGAACAAGCAGCTGGAAATGAAGGAAAAG GCAAGGATGTGGAGATTCATACTGACATTTTTAAAGCAGTTGATGGTAAGAGTGATGATGTTGATAATGTGGAACCATCATTTTCTGTTGGGAAATCTCCACCGGAAAATGTAAATATCGGCTCAGAGAAGGTACTTGGTGCTGGGGGCCTAGGCGAGGGTACTCCTAAG AGTGAAAGGTCAGCTGACAAGTATTGTGATGATATATTTGGTGAGACGCCTACTGGAGTTCGGAAATCG GGAAAAGGAGATGGATTATTAATTGAGAGGGTTGGCCTGCATGACAACTGGGATGATGCAGAGGGCTATTACA GTTATCGTTTTGGTGAAATACTTGATGGCCGATACGAAGTTACTGCTGCACACGGGAAGGGTGTCTTTTCAACAGTTGTACGAGCTAAGAATCTGAAAACTGGTAATGGTGAGCCAGATGAAGTAGCAATAAAAATTATTCGTAATAATGACACCAT GTACAAGGCTGGTTTGGATGAGTTGGTCATTTTAAAGAAATTAGTAGGTGCAGATCCGGATGATAAGCGTCATTGTGTTCGTTTCCTTTCAAGCTTTAAGTATAGAAATCATCTATGTTTAGTTTTTGAATCTCTAAATATGAATCTGCGTGAAGTTTTAAAGAAGTTTGGTCGCAATATTGGCCTTAGGCTAACTGCTGTGAGGGCATATGCAAAACAGCTTTTTATTGCTCTGAAGCATCTCCGTAACTGTGGTGTTCTGCACTGTGATATAAAGCCTGACAATATGTTG GTGAATGAAGCCAAAAATGTTTTAAAGCTTTGTGACTTTGGGAATGCCATGTTTGCTGGTAAAAATGAAGTAACACCATATCTCGTGAGTCGCTTTTATCGTGCCCCTGAAATAA TTCTTGGCTTGCAGTATGATCATCCATTGGATATTTGGTCTGTAGGCTGTTGTTTGTATGAATTGTATACAGGGAAGGTTCTTTTTCCAGGGCTCACAAACAACGACATGCTACGGCTTCACATGGAATTGAAGGGCCCTTTTCCGAAAAAGATGCTCCGTAAG GGAGCATTTACTGAACAACATTATGACCAGGACCTGAGTTTTCATGCCACAGAGGAGGATCCTGTAACAAAAAAG ACCATAAAGAGGATGATTCTTAACATAAAGGCGAAAGATATTGGAACGATCATCACTGGCTCTCCTGGGGAGGATCCAAAAATGTTGGCCAATTTTAAAGATCTTCTAGATAAAATTTTTGTCTTGGATCCGGACAAGAGGTTGACAGTCTCACAAGCATTGAACCACCCATTCATCACTGGCAAGTGA